CAATTTAACAAATAGTGAtagttttaataaataaaaacttgtGATGGAAATAAAAATCACCAAATCCCTAGCAATTGCAGAGATTTGTACACAAAAAAATGCAGATACAGGTTATTAATCACAAATGCTGAGAAATGAATATATACGCAAATCGTCTCTAAACACTTTACGGGTACATGTATCATTAGATTCACTCATTCATACAATCTATTACCACATTCAACTCTCATACTTACAATAATTAAACTTTTAGattcacaatttttttaaagttgtaTGGAAATAGAACAACGGAATTCCACCTACAAATCTCAAAGTTCAACGTGATAGTAAAGATGAAATGGGAATGcacattgtggatgcaaattttgtaGGCAGTTAAATTGACGAAATTccacttacaaaataaaaaacaccgTTAACTTATTAATGGACACTCATAAAAGAAGAAGGGTGTTCGTCAAaggatttctgcaatctaagtaaGAATAGTTTATAAAAGATACTCAAAAGTCATCGTCTCAACCTCCGTCGTTAATTGAAGTTAGCCGAAGAACATAGTCGTGAAAAAGGATAGGTGGGTAACTGTTATAGTTTTCCGAGTGAAAACTCGTCAACtttaaatttggaatttgaagCTCCAAttttttcaaagcctccttAACTGAAATCTTGTAGAagattttcctttttatttcccTACTTAATTTTCTTATTAAACCCCTTAAATACCGttgctttaaaaaaataatgaaagaaaacaatcaagTATCAAAGAGTAAAATACAACTagcagaaaataaaatttacaaagaaaaatataaaatagtcAAGTGACCCTTTACTACAGTGGTGGAAAGGTGTTGAGCCCTTGCATGACGCCGTTGGTTCAAACCCATTCGGTGATTAATCTAACAATTAATATAACAAAATCTGTCGTTtgaccaaatatatatatataatagtcgGTAAAGTTTTTTGAtgacaatcttcaaatgattttcagtGTAGGTTGTTCATATCTTTATCATTCGACGATTGGTGCTGGATAACCATTTGCtatgaggctttgaaaaaatAGTAAAACTATTTCGTGTTTCATTTAGTATGTTGTCCATAACTTTTTACATAGTTAATTTGGTCTTATGCAATATCTtttaattgataaaaagagttttattaatagatagtttttgaaaaatattatctacattaatggGGGTAGGCTTAGTAATGTAGATTTTACTACCTGTAAAAcaagggttaaaccatagaaaattcttgcaagaaAACAAGTTTTTGTAGTATAGAATAactcaagcaaggtcgatctcctTAAGGACTGGTATAAgcaatttacgagtttttgtgtatttaacttagTTAACTCTGAGAACTAGACTAATTGGACAAAAGTAAATACTACTGTatgtaactaaaaaaaaatatctaaaatgGGAACTTGCTTATAGAAATAGTGAtccaactaaacaaaacaagtaaacgtAGAAActcaagataaaataaatgattgaagaaaagTAGATTGACAAGGCACTAGAATTCAACATTTACCAGCAACACTCCTACATAGGTCTTCTAATTGCTTAAGTAATCGAAAACACACATGCATTGAAGGTTGGGTTTTTacttgtgtatgttttacttgtgacattcaagctaaaacgcataccactacatgcaatttatccatgacatttggatcaaatataaacatgagtgattcattaatcttggtgaaaatccttttgttaaaccatgtaatccctgagagtatgatatttaccttaggagaaattacaatcctcaatcacaagaagcatagCCAATTTGaacgtgacattcgttcaaaattgcatccgatgatttttctaagcatcctaatggtgatcaagcatcaaggcatatagatagtttaattcagtgattgaaaatatcaaaacaagcatgtaacaacacttaagcaattgaagAGAAATCTACGTAATCATATTGCGGCTCATGGCTTCACTctagaaaaaaaatagttatacataattatttgaatacataagaaattatccatgAAGAATCAAATAAAGAGACAACCCTTTATTACAAGGAAGTTATCTCCTGAGCTCTCCAATCCCCTTGAAGCTGCGGCATCCATTCTGTTTTCTGCTATGTTGCTCTTTGCAATTCCCTGCTTTTCTGCTGCTCCATTCACTCTTTGCTCCCCCTGTCTCTCCGTTTCTCTTCTCCCCTCTCTGTTCCGTGTGTTGCCTTAAAAAAAGgcaatgattttttttcaaagcaccaaGGCCACCAGTGGAAACCCCATCATTGTTGTCCCCCTTCTTTACcttattttattagccaatggAGTGGGCAACCGTGCTCTCCACTTGCTCCTCTGTTTTCTTTGCTATTTTCTGCAAATTAAGTGGAATCCCTTCCTGGCAAAGCCACATGGACCgcatcttttattttcatttagtttctagcagccccacatagcagaaaaataagtcCTTTTGGCACCACAAAGTTGAGAAACTAATTTAAGATGAGACACGATGTATGCATTCAATGATTTCCATCTAGCAAGTTGGCCATTAATCAACAATGAGATGTCCTTAGAAGGGAATCACTGAAAAATTCCATCATTGCATACTTATTCACTATATTCGATCATgttactcctacaaacacaataggtcaaaagtatcataaatacttaaagcttccaactaaattagacaagaaaagaaatataaaagggtgaaatatatagtttaaatattggtttatcacTTAGCGTCACAATGTGTTAGCAATACTGTAATTTATATTTGCTTTTGACGAGAATTAAGCCTAAAACTTCTTAGGtacaagtgaaaaaaatatCAGTACaccgtaatactaaatgacTATTAATAAATAGTTTAGATAATACgacaatttaaaagaaaaaaactgaagGCACGTCCCTTCCCACGAACCGCACTTTTGGTTTCCCACTAAGTCCAATCGGTTGGCCCCTCTCAAAACTGTCAACAGGATTGATACAAAAGCAATTTTGTCTCCCCAAAGTTTGAAATTTTGGGTTCCATGCAGTAAATCGCAGTCACTCACAAGCATTACATATACACTCATTCACtgacaaattgaagaaatctgAAGACGACGAACCAGTCAGTGGTCGCTTAAACTTCATCACTTCTGGGTTCCTACAAAAATTAGGTTGGTTTCTTCATTCCCAATATTGTTTAAACAAATTTGACTAATGGTTGTGTTTCTTTGTGGTATATACTTTAAGAGTGTGATATATATGCTTTAGTTTCCCTACACCACCAAATGACAAATATCGTTTCGGTCACAAGACTTTAAAGTTCGCACGTAAATGAAATCTCCCTCTTCTTCGTGTAAATTATTTAGTATAGTCTATCACTTGTACTAGGCAAAAAAAGTGAAGGGTGCCCAACAACTCATACACTGATTCCACAATAGGGTATATTTCAATGTGGGATTTTGGGTCCAAAATAGTCATAAAATAGGTAAGCTTTTCGTAGTGCAGTTGGGAATGTATGACAAAAAGGTAGGTTGCTTGGTGTTTATATAAATTTCCAGCCTTAGGAATAAGTAAGAAAGTTGTATGAACTACGATGGTATTGCTAAGAAGTTTTTGCTTCTAATCAAAAGCCAATATGCATCAAGCGGGGTAATTAGTTTGatttggttcttttttatgcGTTAGTTgattaaaaacttaaatttcTCTTGATTATTAAAGGCCCATTTGAAAATGCTTCTTTAAAAAGCACTTCTACTCATaagtatttttaattttggtttcGTTTTTAGTTTCAGTTCAAATTTTTAGCTTCCGATAGGTATTcggcttcttttttttctgtttttggtttTCTGAGCCCATCCCTAGGTGTTTGTGTTAAAATTTTAAGGTATTTGATTGAATTTGTTTTAGGTTagaatgtttttatttaaaatggcTCTTTTGGTAATAAaggattattaattaataaaagagaactttaacgaaaagcacccggtgctgttcactttaacgaaaaaccacatttttacactaaaaagtcaatcatgatactattcactttaccctttattttgtccttatcattaaaactcaaagttttcaagcccttttcattagttttccattAATAAAATGAATCTTGTTGTGCTTTATTTGGGCATTTAAAAATTAGATTGGGCCTAGACCTTATTTCAATTGAATTAAAAAGCCCATGTTTCATCTTAGAATAAGAAAACCCTAGTCGGTGTATTAGGGCATGTTTATCACGTTGATAATTCTAAAATGTTTTATCATCTTTATCTCATCATAAATCATCTTAATctttagaaattttaaaattttgaattttgagtaAAAGTTTGAGTGTGCGTTAAAGTCCTCTAGTCGTGCTCGTGTGTATATAAATACACTTGTGCGGAAAGCAAAACTGGAGAGGGCTGCCGCAATGCCCTACTCGTTTAGGTGTGCGATATGAATATCATATTTGTTTGTGCCGCAAGTCACACCAACACATAGACTATGTCTCGAGCTTTAAACTGTAATCAGTTAATTGAGGTGATAGTGTGGTGCAAAGTTCATGTCTAGGAAATTGATGGTTGCGTCTGGTGTTGTGCCACATGTACACAACAGAGAATAAAAGATCGAGTAGCAAAATGTGAGGAAACAAAATTGCCTTCTTGCTGTGTGTCTAGTAAGATTGGGTTTTGTAAGTCTCCTTTCTATTATTTCCTCTTGGTTAGTGTTTGTCATGGCTTGGAATTCAaggatttatttttttctttttccaggtGTGAGTTTTGTCTCGTTTAAATCCTACATCTAGTGTGCATATTTatcatttatgtttttcattttaattgCATATGTGTAGATGATGTTTTGGTATGTGATGTGTATGTAGGAACTTACTTGAGACTTGAAATTGGCATAAAACCTTTAACTCTCCCCTTAATATAGTAAGATTCTAGAACTTCTGAAACATTACCAAAAGCGTCTTCTAAAAGTACTTTCAAATATTTCCTAAATCCCATGAGAAAAGCAAAGAAATTACTTTGAAATTAAGAAAACCAATATAGAAAAGAAGACTAAATATTGCACGCATTCAATATTCTGAAATCTATGAAATCTGTTATATTTGAATTCTTCATTTGTTGGTCCATGAGTTATGCAATtctgtttcttctttttatgtAGGATGTGTGGTAGATTACTTGGAGCACAAGTCGAGCGACCTTCTTATTTGATTAGATAAATATCCTCATTAAATTAAATCAAACTGGAAAGAAATTCATTAAATATCCACAATAAAACTGGCTTTAGCCAATTCAGtcccaaaaaaaagaagagaaaaagttGAAATTTTAGTACAAACAGTTGACCAAAATTCAGAACTAAAGGGTAACCTAGGTTGAAAAGGAAAGTCGTGAGTCATAAATTAATGGTGTGCTGCAAAGTTTCCTGCTAAGATTTTGGGCAATGATATTCGAGTTTcaagcatgtatatatatataagcggCCATACATATCTTGCGAgaatacatatatttatatatgtacaCTGGCTTTGTTTTTGCAGTGAGAAGAAAAACCTAACAACATTGAAGAGAATTAATACACAGTTATTGGTGAACTGCTAGCCTTCTACTGTGTATATAGATATACCACCTGGTATTTCTTCGATCATATATATCCTTTTTATTGTACTTTACATATTTCTCTTTGTGAATATACTAGTTATTGGGAGTAGTTGTTTTGTAAAAATTCTATAGGGCTAAATTTTGACAATTTCAATCTAATCGGTCACACAGTGGAGTAATGGGCTTTTAAATCCAGGTCAAAAAACATAGGTTGTTTTTTAGAGTcgtcaatttatttaattacatgttttaaaaccaattttgtccttttagataaaaatattataaaaataaaaaacatgtaATACGATAGACGATGAACAAAAACATATTGTGTAAGTAAATAAACAATTAGACATGTGGTACAACGGATAAATTGTAATTAATCTGTAATACaggtaaaaaatatataaaaaaacatagaattaaattaataaaaaaatatataatatatgtaaatAAGCAATTAATTTGAGATAAATTATCAACAAACGTTTAATATAGATagataaaatataattaatctGTATTATAGGtaaatatacaaaaataaacCCTAATCCTACAACTAAGAAGACTGAAAAGTTGTCAATTAAGGAACAAAAGAGGTGCAACCTCAACTAGCTTACCTTTCATGAAAGGAAGGAAAAGTTCGTTGAGATGTTGACTGCCTTCAACGACGCTGCTACCgggaagatgatgatgattagTGAAAGTAAAGAAGTCCTAAGAACATCTccaaagaaaatatcaaaactACAATGTAGACATACAACAGTAAAAAATTGTAGCAAGCTCTCTTCAACCGAGCCTTCAATTTCTTACGTGGTGCTGAGTCATTTGAAGGCAAAGCcttttgctgtcaaatttgatagTAGATGTCAAATTTATTAAATGACATTATTATTAACATATCGGGTGGAGCCAAATGTTGTACAAAATGTCAAATTCCCACACAAGCCACCAAAAATCATTTTGATGCTTAAAATTTGACGTCTTCTTTGGAAATGCTCTAATGGATCacaaatttcattaaataaatAAGCCAATATTTAAGGGAATACATTGGTTATCTTATTAGTTAATTTAGGGATAGATTTGGCATAAATGTATTAATAAGCTGACATAGAATCCTAATCACCAAATTTATTTTAACAAGTGGACTAGTCTTAATAGTCGTTCACAAAATTGGACTTATATTAAGTTTTCCCATGGTTGAAATCCCCATTGTCCCGTGGTCAACACTAGTTTTTTGCCAAAGAGTttatgcgtgtgtgtgtgtatatatattcttatttatataaaaagtGAACTTGAGTATGATTGCCATTAATTTAGTTTAAAGTTCGAACCATACTAAGGGGATATAGACTTGATTACAAATGAAACACATTGCTCAAGCCATCTGGACTATACGCGTATGTCTACATATATGATTGAAAGAAACTTGAGTTGTTTATCTCCTTATAATATTATTGTTGTTGACACAAGGCATTGTGCACTGGGTTCACGATCTACCTGGTGATAGaccaatcccctcctcatgtagcTCTGGCACCATATAAGACGATAGCGAACTTTTGGCTTTTGGGTCAAACAGTGCGTCAAAGCAGAGCCAGTGACCTTAAGAAATGCATTCATTGGAGCTTGAACTCAAGTTGCCTAGCCTTCTCTTTTCTGCAAAAGAATGGTGAGAAAAAGAGTTTAGGTTTTTTTCATCACAAAAGTTAACCCTTCCTCACTTGGTGCCTCAATTCTAACATCAATCAATGCCATCTCTGAACTTGACTATTGCACATCAATTTGGTCCTTCATTTTGGATTCGGTTAATTATTATGTTAGTGTGTTGATGTAGTGAACATATGGAACTCACAAGTACAAACAGAATTACCAAATTGATGTGCTATACTAAAGTTCAGAGATGACATTGATCAATGTTGGAATTGTGGGACCAAATAAATATTACTCAATGATCATTcttgtattttgttttaataaCCATTGGTTGAGTGATAgtgtagttgtttatattaatatcTCATtgctaattttgttttgttttttttttttttttttaaattgaacttTACACCATCATTTATCGAAGTAATATTTCTGGATCAGTCATTAGTTGTCGTAGTAGTTGGCTAATATGTATATGGCCTGTTCTAACTACTTTGTATTAATTTCAAAATTGCATGCAGGTGTTCCTGCAATTCCCTATCATTTGGTGCAAGAATAAAAACTCAACTATGGCTATAGTGAAaatacttgagaagaaagcagcCAACCGTTTTCCCCCCAAGAAGCCGAGAGCTGATGCCGATAGAGATGGAACAAGTCGTACCAACGTGGAGGAGGCCTTGCAGGCATATCGAGACACACTGACTCAGATCTTGAAAGAACGCGATGTTAAATGGGAGAAGAAAACTTGCTGGAACAGGCCTGACATTGAAGCAGCGATGCGTCTTCGAAGGCAAGGGAAAAGATTTTTTATGATGAAGAAACGAATCGGACGAATTCCAGGGATTAGAGTTGGTGACGAGTTTCAGAACAGGGCTGCACTAACTGTCGTTGGCCTTCATTGCCAGTTCCGCAAGGGTATTGATTATATCAAGAACAGCAATGGGAAAATCTATGCCACAAGCATCGTTAACTCTGCCCGATATGACAACGACAGTGTAGAATCTCCGGATACCTTGATCTACTCAGGCGAAGGTGGAAATCCTGGCGTTACAGATTCAGAAAAACGACTCGAGGATCAAAAACTTGAACGTGGAAATCTTGCGCTAAGGAATAGTATGGAAGCAAAAAGTCATGTTAGGGTAGTTCGTTGCTTTAAATGCTTATCGGCCAGCAGCACTGCTTATTTTTACGATGGTCTCTACAATGTAACAGGTTGTTGGCAAAAAAGAGCGAAATTTGGCAAacttgtttatgtgtttttgctGAGAAGAGAGCCGGGCCAACCAAAATTTGCCATCCCGCGTAGGAAAGTCTCGAGCAAGTCGATGAAGAGGCCTGCTACTCCTATCCTCTGTAAAAACGACATCTCTCAAGGGAAAGAGAAGACGCCTATTCGCGCAGTCAATAAAGTAGACAGTGATGAGAGTCCTCCATCTTTCAATTACATATCCGATACCATTTATCCAGATTTCGTCAAGAGCACCGAGACCAGACAGACAGGGTGCGATTGCAAAGATGGATGCTCTGAATCTAAGCCGTGTCCTTGCATAATGAAGAACAAAGGGGTTTTGCCATATAACGACAAGGGACGTAGGACGAATAGGAGCTCCTCCATTGTCTATGAGTGTGGTGCAGGGTGTAAGTGCTCTTCTTCATGCAAAAATAGAGTCAGCCAACGGGGAGTATGTTCCACGTTTAAACTTGAAGTGTTCAAGACTAGATCAAAAGCATGGGGTGTTAGGTCGCTCGCGTGGATTCCAAGAGATAGTTTTGTTTGTGAGTACGTCGGAGAAGTAGTAGTACTTGAGTATAACAACAATGGTTTTCAAGACGCTTCTGAGCAGCGGCAGGAGCAGAAGCAGCAGCCTTTCTGTTTTCCTCTTATGTTGTTATCATCATCGGGAGGGGAAAAGAGTAGCAGGTTGGCCGTTGATGCCGCGAAACGTGGAAATGTGGGGAGATTTGTGAATCACAGTCCGTCGCCTAATCTGTATGTCCAACGCGTCCTCTTTGATCATGGAGACCCGAGAATGCCACACATGATGTTGTTTGCTAAGAAGGACATACGACCTTGTCAAGAGCTAACCCTTGATTTTAACTGCAATGTTGTAGCGAACCAAGCTTGAAATGTAAGATGATGAAATGTCATCGTGGTCAgatcatttatttttttattttttttatttatttttttgtcaataacGTTGAGATACTATTGAGACCCTTATTTTCAAAAGAATAGGTTAAttatttgtattgtttatttaattatattgtgttgatgcacaaaaccgaagatcttggaacaacgtaaatccaaccgtgaatctgca
This region of Malus domestica chromosome 07, GDT2T_hap1 genomic DNA includes:
- the LOC103439676 gene encoding histone-lysine N-methyltransferase, H3 lysine-9 specific SUVH5-like — encoded protein: MVFLQFPIIWCKNKNSTMAIVKILEKKAANRFPPKKPRADADRDGTSRTNVEEALQAYRDTLTQILKERDVKWEKKTCWNRPDIEAAMRLRRQGKRFFMMKKRIGRIPGIRVGDEFQNRAALTVVGLHCQFRKGIDYIKNSNGKIYATSIVNSARYDNDSVESPDTLIYSGEGGNPGVTDSEKRLEDQKLERGNLALRNSMEAKSHVRVVRCFKCLSASSTAYFYDGLYNVTGCWQKRAKFGKLVYVFLLRREPGQPKFAIPRRKVSSKSMKRPATPILCKNDISQGKEKTPIRAVNKVDSDESPPSFNYISDTIYPDFVKSTETRQTGCDCKDGCSESKPCPCIMKNKGVLPYNDKGRRTNRSSSIVYECGAGCKCSSSCKNRVSQRGVCSTFKLEVFKTRSKAWGVRSLAWIPRDSFVCEYVGEVVVLEYNNNGFQDASEQRQEQKQQPFCFPLMLLSSSGGEKSSRLAVDAAKRGNVGRFVNHSPSPNLYVQRVLFDHGDPRMPHMMLFAKKDIRPCQELTLDFNCNVVANQA